The sequence below is a genomic window from Sphingobacterium sp. ML3W.
GTTTCGACGGGCGACGAAAGCGTTTAGACCTACGTCTAAGTGATTCAGACGCGAGGGGAAATGGCTTGGACAGTCGGGGAAATGGAATACACCAGTCACTGTGTGGTTCCGCACTGTGGCGGAGAGGTTTCGACGGACGACGAAAGCGTTTAGACCTACGTCTAAGTGATTCAGACGTGTGGGGAAATCATTTGGACAATCGGGAAAATGTAGCGGAATGGTATCTGAGTGATTTTGCTATGTGGCGAAATAGTAAAGCTCGTCGGGGGATTCGTTCCGCCATAGCGCGAAATGTGGGTCTTTACGACATTGGCCCGGAGCTTTGTTGCTCACAGGATTCGTTATGTGAATGAAAAAGGTTATAAAAACCTCTTTTCTTACGAAAAAAATGGGGTGATAATTTTTTAAATGCTTATTTTACTAAATGTTTTTGCATTTATTTATTTCGTCCGATAAATATTCGTTTTCTTTTTTTTAGTTGGATGTAGACTGTGATAAATAGAGTCAGATTTTTGTAGGTCACTTGATAGATTAGTGAGTTTTAAATCAGGATAATATCTCCATAGGATTTGTTTGACAAATTTCAATTCTAATCCGGTACTACTAATGAATTCATCGTCTTTTATCAAAATTTCATCTATAATGAAAGGAACAGAAGGAGCATCTAGTAGTATTTTATTGTACTCACTATTTCTAGAATGCTTCATTTTTAAGAACTCGCGAAAATCTTTTGGAACAGTTTGTAGCTCGGTCGTAAATTTTCTAAAATCAGCAATAAAAAAATCGCATGCTTTTTGAATTGTATTTGGAGCAAATTCATAATTCTTTTCTCCAGCTAAAATGTATTCAAGCCATCTTTTTGAAACTTCTAATATGTTTGCAAATACTTCGATAGTTAATCCACTTTTTTCAAAATGATTCTTGATGTTTTCAGACGTTATTTTAGCATTGTAGGCTTTCATAACTACAAAAGAATACTCAATATCAATTAATAATCCGCAAATAGTTTCTTTTTATTAATTAATTTTGTTATTTTTGATTATTGATAATCAGATCAGTGTCTGATTATAGGTGTTGAGTACAAGAGTCTCTCGTGCAAATTCCGAGTTTTGCTAAGAACGAGACAGTAGGTCTTCAATGCCCGTAATGATATTTTGTGTATTTTTGATGCACACTATAGCGTTATGGGCCCTATTGTTTGTCGGTTCTATGGCCCTCGGAAGCCTGCACGGCGATAGCATAGGGCCTAGCTATAGTTTTTTAAGAGACTCGTTTAAATTAAAACTGCGAGTTATGAATTCTCAAAAACAACAATCAAAGAACATCATCAGCGCTCCCGAGTAGCTCGGAGGCGAGGTCATTGATATGACCATCCTATCTTGAAGCACGTGACGCCAATTAAATAACCTTGTATGAACTCTTTCAAACGTGCTTAGGTAAATCCAATTTCATTTTATTTTTTAACTGTTGAGCGTGGTGCTTGAGCCATAGATTTCTAGAGTCTATCGTACTTAACCATGCTGAACGACCAATCCTAATTAGCATGCAAGAAACTTGCAATAGGGAGAGCTATGTGCTGTCCCCAGGGGAAGAACTGCCTTTGTTTATGGCTGTTATAATATGTGTTCCGAGTAGTCACGGAAAACATATTATAACAGCTTTACAAGAACTAAGTTTAAGAGAAATCGAGTTGGAGCAGGCACAGAGGTGCCTAGGTGTAGCTTTGCTCCATCCTCAATTGCCACTTGGGCAAGAGGGAAGCTATTATTCATTATTGATCCACGCAGAAGGCGAGGGGAGTGCATTTACTGCAGTGGTGAAAAATGACCGTGCAGATACACTGCGTATATCGCTAGTCAACATGACGGTCTATGCATGCTACTTGTATGCATTATGTTATGCTTGGCTTAATCGATATGTTGGAAGCTTAAAGGGACGCAAGGAGGTAATTATAGATGTGGATGCAACGGATGATAGTACCTATGGAAAGCAGCAACTGTCCATGTTCAATGGGTATTACGGCCATTTTATGCTCAATGAACTATTTTTTCATGACGGTCAAACTGGGCAAATTATATTACCGGTTCTACGTCCAGGAAATAGCAATTCCACTAAGTGGTACGTTGGAATACTTAGAAGAGTAGTAAAGAAAATACGAGCTAGCTATCCAGAAATGAAAATTATAATCCGCACCGATAGTGGTTTTAGTTGCGCATCATTTTATAAACTTGTAGATGCTTTTACTCTTTATTTTGTAACTGGCCAAGCCGGCAACCCTGTATTTAAAAAGAAAAGTAGAGCGAAGCGTTCGTGCTGTTAAACATTTATATGTAGATCGAAATATAAAGCATCAGCACTTCGTATCTTTTGCTTACCAAGCTGGCACTTGACATAAAGCCCAAAGGGCTTATACCAAGGTAGAGATTACAGGTAAAGGACTGAACGTACGTCACTTTATCAGTAACCTAGAAGGCCAAGATGCAAGGGAGATTTACTTCGGTTTTTATGTAAAAAGAGGAGATGCTAGTGAAAATAGGATCAAAGAAGTAAAAAACATGTGCTTTTCAGACAGGTTATCTAATCACGGTTTTTTCGCTAACTTCTTCCGTCTTTTTCTTAGCTGCTTGGCTTACGAGATGTTCTTGCAATTGAAAAACAGAATCCAAAAAACAAAATCAGAAAAGGCTAAGAGGTGGCAAGTCAGCACAATAAGAACACATCTCTTAAAAATAGGCGCTACCATAAAAATTACTAAAAGACGAATATACTATCAATTATCCAAGGCCTTTGTTCATCAAAATTTATTCCGGGAGATAATTAATTGTAATCTTACCCTAACTAGCTACACCCAAAACTAAAAAATTCCAATCAGTGACCTCCTCCCAATTTCAGGGACATTGGAAAGTAGAAAAATTTGCTATTTTGACCTGATTTTCAATAAACATTTGAGGTGTTAAATCCCCTAAACAGCTATGGGGTCTGAAGGTATTATATTCGTTTCTCCAGTCTTCAATTTTCTGCTTGGCATCCTCCAACGAAAGGAACCAATTGGTGTTTAAGCATTCGTCTCGGAAGCTTCCGTTGAACGACTCAATATACGCATTATCCGTTGGTTTTCCAGGTCTTGAAAAGACAAGTTCAACTTTTTGTTCGTAGGCCCACCGATCCATTTTCTTTGAGATAAACTCTGATCCGTTATCCCCCTGAATTTTCTTTGGTTTAACTCCTTTAAACAACCTCAGCTCTTCCAGAACTTCTACAACCTGATAACCTTTTATCCCCTGTCCAACATGGATTGCCATGCATTTACGACTATAATTATCCACTATAGTTAAGCAGCGGATTTTCTTCCCATCGAACAGTGCGTCTGCTACGAAGTCCATGCTCCAGCAGTCATGTAAATTGGAAAACGAAGGTCTTTCAGAACGATTAGAGGCTGCTCTGCAGCGTCTCGGGCGTTTACTCCTTAAATTCAGACCTTCTTCCTTATAGATCCGATATACACGTTTATGGTTATCAGGCCAACCTTCACGACGTAAAAGAATATAAACACGCCAGAGACCATAACGCACGCGTGTTTCGGCTATATTACGTATCCTTAAGCGTAATGGAAGATCTTCGCGACGGTGGGCTTTATAGTACCAAACAGAAGTACTTAGTAGTGATACTTCGCATGCTTTCCGCAATGAAACCCGATAGTCCGCAATTAATCCCTTCACTATTTTTCTGCGTTGGGAAGGTCTCAATACTTTTTTTTAACACATCCTGTAACATCTGCTTATCCAAACTCAGATCGGCGACAAGTTTCTTCAATTGGATATTTTCTTCTTCAAGTTGGCGTAGTTTTCGGAGTTTAGAAATCCCAAGCCCTCCGTACTTCTTCTTCCAATTATAAAATGTAGCCTCGCTGATACCCATCTTACGGTAGACTTCCTCCACCCTGGTGCCCGTCTCGGACTGCTTGATCGCAAAGGTAATCTGAGCTTCGGTAAACTTCGATCTTTTCATCGTTTTTCCTCCTATTTAAAATTAGTAATTCTATCCTGAATTCTCTACTTTTAAATGCTCCAGTTTTTAGGGGGGAGGTCATAATCAGTACGCTTTTAAGAGAAATCTTAAAGGCTATGGGATACATATATCTTGTGCTCAAAAAAGTTATTTTTAGGGTAAAATCAATGTCTTAGACAAATGAAATTATACTTGAAAACATTGTTTGAAACTCAGAATCTATTGGAAAAAAGCATCCCAGAAATAATATCACCTAAAAACTAGGTTAGCAAAATAGGCGTGAATAATGAGGGTTAAGAAGTTCTTCGGTATTGAACCCACCAACGGCTCTTTTTAGGTAAGACCGCACTGTATTCTTACTCATTCCTAGACTGCGGGCAATTGTCTTTATGCCATTGCCGTCCTGATACAATCTAATTAATTGTTTTATCTGACTCATTTGTTTTGGTTTTCCAACCATCAGTTATCCAAATTATTTGATCACTAACTAACAAAAACTACTCGCAAAGGGGTCAGTATGCGCCAGCATATCCACCTAACTTCCGCACGCTCAGTTATAAGTCAAATTCTCTAGATATAAATTTTAAAGATTGTTTCTTTTTCTTTGGCTCTATTTGTTTGTTATAAAATACAAAGTCATCTATTCCTAGTTTGTACCTTAATTCTTCAATCTGTTCACGAAATAAGGCAATATCTCCATAGATTTCATTAAAAGAATTGACGGATTCCTTTTTTTTTATTAAACTCCATTTATCATCTATATTTATAGAACTTTTGAAACAAGCTCCGGCAAAGGCCAGACTAATCTTCGGGAGAACATTTAAGCGTTTTATATAAACTTCTCTTATTTGGTCAATCTTTAGAGCCATGGATTCTATTGTAAGATGTGGTGTATGAAAGAATGACAAACAGTAATTTAATCTCGATAACTGATAATCTTGGATTTCTTGTGGTAATGTAGTGCTTAAATACCATAGCTCAGGGAGTCTGCCGTCAAATGGAGGGATTAAAAGTTCAGGTCTACTTTTAATCTCTTCAGAAGAGTGGCGATAATATTCCATTAATTGTTCAAAATTATGATTAAATTTTT
It includes:
- a CDS encoding helix-turn-helix domain-containing protein; protein product: MVGKPKQMSQIKQLIRLYQDGNGIKTIARSLGMSKNTVRSYLKRAVGGFNTEELLNPHYSRLFC
- a CDS encoding transposase; this encodes MNVRHFISNLEGQDAREIYFGFYVKRGDASENRIKEVKNMCFSDRLSNHGFFANFFRLFLSCLAYEMFLQLKNRIQKTKSEKAKRWQVSTIRTHLLKIGATIKITKRRIYYQLSKAFVHQNLFREIINCNLTLTSYTQN
- a CDS encoding IS3 family transposase (programmed frameshift), yielding MKRSKFTEAQITFAIKQSETGTRVEEVYRKMGISEATFYNWKKKYGGLGISKLRKLRQLEEENIQLKKLVADLSLDKQMLQDVLKKKVLRPSQRRKIVKGLIADYRVSLRKACEVSLLSTSVWYYKAHRREDLPLRLRIRNIAETRVRYGLWRVYILLRREGWPDNHKRVYRIYKEEGLNLRSKRPRRCRAASNRSERPSFSNLHDCWSMDFVADALFDGKKIRCLTIVDNYSRKCMAIHVGQGIKGYQVVEVLEELRLFKGVKPKKIQGDNGSEFISKKMDRWAYEQKVELVFSRPGKPTDNAYIESFNGSFRDECLNTNWFLSLEDAKQKIEDWRNEYNTFRPHSCLGDLTPQMFIENQVKIANFSTFQCP
- a CDS encoding LLM class flavin-dependent oxidoreductase: MGKITLSILELGSFSGIQSIVNDIIPYAQQADKYKFSRFWIGEHYLARSQWYNPDILLPLLAGSTNRISIGTAGILLSYRNVYKTLLDYKMLSSLFPDRIHLGLAKGGIEPEIERLLAPGSTNGLLLQSQKFNHNFEQLMEYYRHSSEEIKSRPELLIPPFDGRLPELWYLSTTLPQEIQDYQLSRLNYCLSFFHTPHLTIESMALKIDQIREVYIKRLNVLPKISLAFAGACFKSSINIDDKWSLIKKKESVNSFNEIYGDIALFREQIEELRYKLGIDDFVFYNKQIEPKKKKQSLKFISREFDL
- a CDS encoding transposase, with translation MQETCNRESYVLSPGEELPLFMAVIICVPSSHGKHIITALQELSLREIELEQAQRCLGVALLHPQLPLGQEGSYYSLLIHAEGEGSAFTAVVKNDRADTLRISLVNMTVYACYLYALCYAWLNRYVGSLKGRKEVIIDVDATDDSTYGKQQLSMFNGYYGHFMLNELFFHDGQTGQIILPVLRPGNSNSTKWYVGILRRVVKKIRASYPEMKIIIRTDSGFSCASFYKLVDAFTLYFVTGQAGNPVFKKKSRAKRSCC